In a single window of the Cucumis melo cultivar AY chromosome 11, USDA_Cmelo_AY_1.0, whole genome shotgun sequence genome:
- the LOC103499060 gene encoding peroxisomal membrane protein 11C produces the protein MSKLDATRAELALLVLYLNKAEARDKICRAIQYGSKFLSNGEPGTAQNVDKTTSLARKVFRLFKFVNDLHGLISPVPQGTPLPLILLGKSKNALLSTFLFLDQIVWLGRTGIYKNKERTERIGRISLFCWLGASFCTVLVEIGEIARLSAAIKKQEKDLKDKNINQHQVCYHQDEKYRANLKKTNERSLALVKASMDLLVAVGLLQLAPKKVTPRVTGALGFVSSLISCYQLLPPASKAKAS, from the exons ATGAGTAAGCTGGATGCGACCAGAGCAGAACTTGCTCTTCTAGTTCTGTACTTGAATAAAGCAGAAGCCAGAGACAAAATATGTAGAGCTATACAGTATGGTTCCAAATTCTTGAGTAATGGTGAGCCTGGCACAGCACAAAATGTTGACAAAACTACCAGCTTAGCTCGAAAAGTTTTTCGTCTTTTCAAG TTTGTCAATGATCTGCATGGCCTTATTAGTCCAGTTCCTCAAGGAACTCCCCTTCCTCTTATTCTTCTGGGAAAG TCCAAAAATGCTTTGCTATCGACTTTTCTATTCCTTGACCAAATTGTTTGGCTTGGTAGAACAGGCATCTACAAG AATAAGGAACGTACTGAACGTATTGGAAGGATTTCTCTGTTTTGTTGGTTGGGTGCTTCATTCTGCACGGTGTTAGTTGAG ATTGGAGAGATCGCTAGGCTATCTGCTGCAATTAAGAAACAAGAGAAAGACCTTAAGGATAAGAATATCAATCAACACCAAGTGTGTTATCATCAA GACGAGAAATACCGTGCAAAtcttaaaaaaacaaatgaaaggTCCCTGGCCCTGGTGAAAGCATCCATGGATTTATTGGTTGCTGTTGGGCTACTTCAGTTGGCACCGAAGAAAGTTACACCCCGTGTCACAGGTGCTCTCGGATTTGTTAGTTCACTGATCTCTTGCTATCAG TTGCTTCCTCCGGCATCGAAAGCAAAGGCATCATGA